The following coding sequences are from one Liolophura sinensis isolate JHLJ2023 chromosome 12, CUHK_Ljap_v2, whole genome shotgun sequence window:
- the LOC135479820 gene encoding LOW QUALITY PROTEIN: renin receptor-like (The sequence of the model RefSeq protein was modified relative to this genomic sequence to represent the inferred CDS: deleted 1 base in 1 codon), translating to MDHNVCLCSERRFVIGLSLGEDGSSQQLHVLHSPKSVKFAHTDDVLKVSEIHKVISSVLGVDSGRGMTWKGLLQGSLFSRPKANVLVTIPGYHSDLGSLNLNPVAKYPISDDIPYVDSQPLLDTIQSNFLEANPMLVDLSLDKNIFDLKSQNPQLFNKLPSNLRKMAARLLDQSSILRMFNAGSLNVSKDADLSLLGELQLIKEVVTTVQDNKKATKNPSPDVYVFTISGLKALTDEYSVKSKQVQDAKVLLGQFLHKMSEDFKELYKGNVVVEVVTLTSMESSPHMRHVRSLKQTAVEQDNGVPSPNQINLADSYDPDFPVYFNIILWLMVGLAIAIFIIAYCMWNMDPGRDSIIYRMTSQRMKKDN from the exons ATGGATCACAACGTCTGTTTATGCAGTGAACGACGATTCGTTATAG GTTTATCCCTGGGTGAAGATGGGAGCAGCCAGCAGTTACATGTCCTCCACTCCCCAAAGTCTGTGAAGTTTGCGCACACAGACGACGTACTGAAGGTCAGTGAGATCCACAAGGTCATATCCAGCGTCCTGGGAGTGGACTCAGGCAGG gGGATGACATGGAAG GGGTTACTCCAGGGCTCTCTGTTCAGCAGACCTAAAGCTAACGTGTTGGTCACCATCCCTGGATACCACAGTGATCTGGGCAGCCTGAATCTCAACCCAGTGGCCAAATATCCCATCAGTGAT GACATTCCATATGTTGACAGCCAACCCTTACTGGACACTATCCAGAGCAACTTTCTGGAGGCAAATCCCATGCTGGTGGATTTGTCTTTAGATAAAAAC ATTTTCGACTTGAAATCCCAGAATCCACAGCTGTTCAATAAGCTGCCGTCAAACCTGAGGAAAATGGCGGCTCGTCTTTTGGACCAGAGCTCAATCCTGCGAATGTTCAATGCTGGTTCTCTGAACGTCAGTAAGGATGCTGACCTGAGTTTACTGGGAGAGCTTCAGCTTATCAAGGAGGTTGTGACTACA GTTCAAGATAATAAAAAAGCCACCAAGAACCCAAGccctgatgtgtatgtttttactATCTCTGGTCTTAAAGCACTCACAGACGAATATAGTGTAAAATCTAAACAGGTGCAAGATGCAAAAGTTCTGCTTGGTCAGTTCTTACATAAG ATGTCTGAGGATTTCAAGGAGCTTTACAAGGGGAACGTTGTTGTTGAAGTTGTCACCTTGACCTCCATGGAGAGTTCACCCCATATGAGACATGTGAGGAGTTTGAAACAGACTGCAGTAGAACAG GATAATGGTGTGCCAAGCCCTAATCAGATCAACCTTGCTGACAGCTATGACCCTGACTTCCCCGTCTATTTCAACATCATCCTCTGGCTTATGGTAGGACTTGCTATCGCTATCTTCATCATTGCTTACTGCATGTGGAACATGGACCCAGGCCGGGACAGCATTATATACAGGATGACCAGTCAGAGGATGAAAAAGGATAATTAg